The following are encoded in a window of Hippoglossus stenolepis isolate QCI-W04-F060 chromosome 10, HSTE1.2, whole genome shotgun sequence genomic DNA:
- the ccdc170 gene encoding coiled-coil domain-containing protein 170 isoform X1 has product MENSDEQSNERARLRMRVAVLEESVRSSEVECRASRETVLRLVAELDRERKKATSSAAALDSLKVELDGLEVGRRSVEMDRETLMERLDASKRVTEAARRESNCLEKQVEELERKLQSSQRETQAAGDKLQTFLRKVAGQLQAKSENVIVPTEKDVSQTLDKMMSEMEARLCQASEELKEQTALQHSALQRAQLAEQQVQDLRERLQGLETELLTADMHRDGLRHGQQHYEQFLEQLSETLMVDSIALDLGFDMRLKLLLSRAEQLVKKEGSALVESKSLTYSLQRKLKSQKDQLESKGLHIQLLRKKVSEQEEERRCRSALAVQRDDAHLERLQKKLERLQSDLRVTKQSNTELKAQLSHTNELKLKVTEQSETMQEQKKRLERLVEVKAKVEKKLGSVSSELQSHEKKTQEDEQQLGSLRQSLAQLSDRERELLDFRMVVSQMLSLDATAPPLPNHEIIKSLETLLHTHHHYHHLHHRVNTPWQCPSHRRPHLCPNQDHHDNSYLDASTSRSARPEDTVPL; this is encoded by the exons ATGGAAAACTCTGATGAG CAGTCTAATGAGAGGGCGAGGCTGAGGATGAGAGTTGCTGTGTTGGAGGAGAGTGTTCGCTCCTCTGAGGTGGAGTGTAGAGCCAGCAGAGAGACGGTGCTGAGGCTGGTGGCTGAGCTCGACCGCGAGAGGAAGAAGGCCACAAGCAGTGCAGCGGCGCTCGACTCACTCAAAGTG gaGTTGGATGGCCTGGAGGTGGGAAGGAGGAGCGTTGAGATGGATAGAGAAACCCTGATGGAGAGGCTCGATGCCAGCAAGAGGGTGACTGAGGCAGCGAGGCGAGAGTCCAACTGTCTGGagaagcaggtggaggagctggagaggaagctaCAGTCGAGTCAACGAGAGACTCAGGCAGCTGGAGACAAACTGCAGACGTTCCTGAGAAAGGTGGCAGGTCAGCTGCAAGCCAAGTCTGAAAACGTCATCGTGCCCACAGAGAAAGATGTTTCACAGACACTGGATAAG ATGATGTCTGAGATGGAGGCCAGGCTGTGCCAAGCctcagaggagctgaaggagcagaCGGCGCTCCAGCACAGTGCGCTGCAGAGGGCGCAGCTCGCAGAGCAGCAAGTCCAGGACCTGCGAGAGCGACTGCAGGGTCTGGAGACTGAGCTGCTGACGGCAGATATGCATCGTGACGGGCTGCGACACGGCCAACAGCAT TATGAGCAGTTCCTGGAGCAGCTGTCAGAGACATTGATGGTTGACAGCATCGCTCTGGATCTGGGCTTCGACATGAGGCTAAAACTCCTCCTGTCACGAGCAGAACAACTTGTCAAAAAAGAAGGAAGTGCTCTGGTGGAGAGCAAAAGTCTCACTTACAGTTTACAGCGAAAG TTAAAATCCCAGAAGGACCAACTGGAGAGCAAAGGACTCCACATCCAGCTCCTGAGGAAGAAGGTgtcggagcaggaggaggagaggaggtgtcGCTCAGCGTTGGCTGTGCAGCGAGACGACGCACATCTGGAAAGGCTGCAGAAAAAACTAGAGCGTCTCCAGAGCGACCTGAGGGTGACCAAGCAGAGCAACACTGAACTCAAGGCCCAGCTCTCCCACACTAACGAGCTCAAG TTGAAAGTCACGGAACAGAGTGAGACCATGCAGGAGCAGAAAAAGAGGCTGGAGCGGCTGGTGGAGGTGAAGGCCAAGGTGGAGAAGAAGCTGGGTTCAGTGAGCTCGGAGCTTCAGAGCCACGAGAAAAAGACCCAGGAGGACGAGCAACAACTCGGCTCCCTCAGACAGAGCCTGGCTCAGCtgtctgacagagagagggag TTGCTGGACTTCCGCATGGTGGTTTCCCAGATGCTCAGTTTGGATGCCACGGCCCCGCCTCTCCCAAATCATGAAATCATCAAATCCCTGGAGACCCTTCTTCACACTCATCATCACTATCACCACCTTCATCACCGTGTGAATACGCCGTGGCAATGTCCTTCTCACCGGAGGCCTCATCTCTGCCCAAACCAGGATCATCATGACAACTCCTACTTGGATGCTTCTACCTCCAGGTCCGCTCGTCCAGAAGACACAGTTCCCCTTTAA
- the ccdc170 gene encoding coiled-coil domain-containing protein 170 isoform X2 produces MENSDESNERARLRMRVAVLEESVRSSEVECRASRETVLRLVAELDRERKKATSSAAALDSLKVELDGLEVGRRSVEMDRETLMERLDASKRVTEAARRESNCLEKQVEELERKLQSSQRETQAAGDKLQTFLRKVAGQLQAKSENVIVPTEKDVSQTLDKMMSEMEARLCQASEELKEQTALQHSALQRAQLAEQQVQDLRERLQGLETELLTADMHRDGLRHGQQHYEQFLEQLSETLMVDSIALDLGFDMRLKLLLSRAEQLVKKEGSALVESKSLTYSLQRKLKSQKDQLESKGLHIQLLRKKVSEQEEERRCRSALAVQRDDAHLERLQKKLERLQSDLRVTKQSNTELKAQLSHTNELKLKVTEQSETMQEQKKRLERLVEVKAKVEKKLGSVSSELQSHEKKTQEDEQQLGSLRQSLAQLSDRERELLDFRMVVSQMLSLDATAPPLPNHEIIKSLETLLHTHHHYHHLHHRVNTPWQCPSHRRPHLCPNQDHHDNSYLDASTSRSARPEDTVPL; encoded by the exons ATGGAAAACTCTGATGAG TCTAATGAGAGGGCGAGGCTGAGGATGAGAGTTGCTGTGTTGGAGGAGAGTGTTCGCTCCTCTGAGGTGGAGTGTAGAGCCAGCAGAGAGACGGTGCTGAGGCTGGTGGCTGAGCTCGACCGCGAGAGGAAGAAGGCCACAAGCAGTGCAGCGGCGCTCGACTCACTCAAAGTG gaGTTGGATGGCCTGGAGGTGGGAAGGAGGAGCGTTGAGATGGATAGAGAAACCCTGATGGAGAGGCTCGATGCCAGCAAGAGGGTGACTGAGGCAGCGAGGCGAGAGTCCAACTGTCTGGagaagcaggtggaggagctggagaggaagctaCAGTCGAGTCAACGAGAGACTCAGGCAGCTGGAGACAAACTGCAGACGTTCCTGAGAAAGGTGGCAGGTCAGCTGCAAGCCAAGTCTGAAAACGTCATCGTGCCCACAGAGAAAGATGTTTCACAGACACTGGATAAG ATGATGTCTGAGATGGAGGCCAGGCTGTGCCAAGCctcagaggagctgaaggagcagaCGGCGCTCCAGCACAGTGCGCTGCAGAGGGCGCAGCTCGCAGAGCAGCAAGTCCAGGACCTGCGAGAGCGACTGCAGGGTCTGGAGACTGAGCTGCTGACGGCAGATATGCATCGTGACGGGCTGCGACACGGCCAACAGCAT TATGAGCAGTTCCTGGAGCAGCTGTCAGAGACATTGATGGTTGACAGCATCGCTCTGGATCTGGGCTTCGACATGAGGCTAAAACTCCTCCTGTCACGAGCAGAACAACTTGTCAAAAAAGAAGGAAGTGCTCTGGTGGAGAGCAAAAGTCTCACTTACAGTTTACAGCGAAAG TTAAAATCCCAGAAGGACCAACTGGAGAGCAAAGGACTCCACATCCAGCTCCTGAGGAAGAAGGTgtcggagcaggaggaggagaggaggtgtcGCTCAGCGTTGGCTGTGCAGCGAGACGACGCACATCTGGAAAGGCTGCAGAAAAAACTAGAGCGTCTCCAGAGCGACCTGAGGGTGACCAAGCAGAGCAACACTGAACTCAAGGCCCAGCTCTCCCACACTAACGAGCTCAAG TTGAAAGTCACGGAACAGAGTGAGACCATGCAGGAGCAGAAAAAGAGGCTGGAGCGGCTGGTGGAGGTGAAGGCCAAGGTGGAGAAGAAGCTGGGTTCAGTGAGCTCGGAGCTTCAGAGCCACGAGAAAAAGACCCAGGAGGACGAGCAACAACTCGGCTCCCTCAGACAGAGCCTGGCTCAGCtgtctgacagagagagggag TTGCTGGACTTCCGCATGGTGGTTTCCCAGATGCTCAGTTTGGATGCCACGGCCCCGCCTCTCCCAAATCATGAAATCATCAAATCCCTGGAGACCCTTCTTCACACTCATCATCACTATCACCACCTTCATCACCGTGTGAATACGCCGTGGCAATGTCCTTCTCACCGGAGGCCTCATCTCTGCCCAAACCAGGATCATCATGACAACTCCTACTTGGATGCTTCTACCTCCAGGTCCGCTCGTCCAGAAGACACAGTTCCCCTTTAA